One genomic window of Bacillus mycoides includes the following:
- a CDS encoding DUF5590 domain-containing protein: MKKWIFAIIIVIVASGIYGAYVYNKAMEKKIPKESKSVEIAKEKAKLTKVNAVDYYNGKSSYTVVQGADEKGEQIIVWVPDKKGNVLVKKKSEGISEKEALQKLAEQATGEGAEPKPKPKQIVKVKLGAENDIPLWEITYIDQEDRYTYYYLEVQNGAYAGHYSIEK; the protein is encoded by the coding sequence ATGAAAAAGTGGATCTTTGCAATCATTATCGTTATCGTTGCTAGCGGAATATATGGGGCGTATGTTTATAATAAAGCGATGGAAAAGAAAATTCCAAAAGAGTCAAAGTCTGTAGAAATTGCGAAAGAAAAGGCAAAGCTTACAAAGGTAAATGCTGTTGATTATTATAACGGAAAATCTTCATATACAGTCGTGCAAGGTGCAGATGAAAAAGGAGAACAAATTATTGTTTGGGTGCCTGATAAAAAAGGAAATGTCCTTGTGAAGAAAAAGAGTGAAGGTATTTCTGAAAAAGAAGCTTTGCAAAAATTGGCTGAACAGGCGACTGGAGAAGGTGCTGAACCTAAGCCGAAGCCAAAACAAATTGTAAAAGTAAAATTAGGTGCTGAAAACGATATTCCGTTGTGGGAAATTACATATATTGATCAGGAAGATCGTTATACGTATTATTATTTAGAAGTTCAAAATGGTGCATATGCTGGACACTACAGCATTGAAAAATAG
- the recU gene encoding Holliday junction resolvase RecU, whose translation MTIRYPNGKRYDQASQPHKTPIKKHTYSNRGMSLEEELNETNQYYLTHNIACVHKKPTPLQIVKVDYPARSAAVVKEAYFKQPSTTDYNGVYKGKYIDFEAKETKNKTSFPLQNFHLHQIEHMKQVVAHNGIAFVIIKFTLFDEFYLLDAKHIIAFWNRQNTGGRKSITKQEIEEHGSLLSCGYHPRIDYIRVLDTVYFS comes from the coding sequence ATGACCATTCGTTACCCAAATGGAAAAAGGTACGATCAAGCTTCACAACCTCATAAAACACCAATAAAAAAACATACTTACAGTAATAGAGGTATGTCCCTTGAAGAGGAATTGAATGAAACCAATCAATATTACTTAACCCATAATATTGCATGCGTACATAAAAAACCTACACCTCTTCAAATTGTAAAAGTAGATTACCCCGCTCGAAGTGCTGCAGTGGTAAAAGAAGCGTATTTCAAACAACCATCTACAACAGATTACAACGGTGTATACAAAGGGAAATATATCGATTTTGAAGCGAAAGAAACTAAAAATAAAACCAGTTTTCCACTTCAAAACTTCCACCTTCATCAAATTGAACATATGAAGCAAGTAGTCGCTCATAATGGAATTGCATTTGTTATTATTAAATTTACACTTTTTGATGAATTTTATTTATTAGATGCAAAACATATTATTGCATTTTGGAATCGTCAAAATACTGGTGGACGTAAATCGATTACAAAACAAGAAATAGAAGAGCATGGGTCTTTATTATCATGCGGTTATCACCCTCGAATTGATTATATCCGCGTACTAGACACGGTTTATTTTTCGTGA
- a CDS encoding DUF2515 domain-containing protein, whose protein sequence is MFRWNDYEKIKQSRNDIFCTEEEKAIVLNIKERTDVANVDNISRTQSYQEYYLRNREIRWSFLASMVSRNGGWNMTDLEGEYYSNLLSQTVKRRLFHLYEKANWLIFLDAFPQLLLYEESKKRCAPLFHLLQFFNISIFMEKEWITFWGKKDINRLMTALIINEQNKIQKPVIENAYFQKHVFDTALFKFQEIFHVSAVIFPMVEGGMYGFSVYQFETLQKRIELGKQLAWLLFHSKYKASFYKFAVQTRHTGSRMDYECNIKGIRKSCTPALRDVYSIVIHEKLIEKDWFSEGLEIDSLFLLEKPKGEINITEWYRKKREQIHTLSILSSFVKRIDEFMI, encoded by the coding sequence ATGTTTCGATGGAATGATTACGAAAAAATTAAACAGAGTCGTAATGATATTTTTTGTACAGAGGAGGAAAAAGCTATAGTTCTTAATATTAAGGAGAGAACGGATGTAGCTAACGTAGATAATATTTCACGTACACAATCTTACCAAGAATATTATTTGAGAAATAGAGAAATTAGATGGTCTTTTTTAGCAAGCATGGTTTCAAGGAATGGGGGATGGAACATGACAGACTTAGAAGGAGAATATTATTCTAATCTTTTATCTCAAACAGTTAAGAGACGATTATTTCATTTGTATGAGAAAGCCAATTGGCTCATTTTCTTAGATGCATTTCCTCAACTATTACTGTATGAGGAAAGTAAAAAGAGATGTGCGCCGCTCTTTCATTTGTTACAATTTTTCAACATATCAATTTTTATGGAAAAAGAATGGATCACGTTTTGGGGGAAAAAAGATATAAATAGGCTTATGACGGCACTTATTATTAATGAACAAAATAAAATTCAAAAACCAGTAATTGAGAATGCATATTTTCAAAAACATGTATTTGATACTGCACTATTCAAATTTCAAGAAATATTTCACGTTAGTGCAGTTATTTTTCCAATGGTGGAAGGGGGAATGTATGGATTTTCAGTTTATCAATTTGAAACGTTGCAAAAACGTATAGAACTGGGGAAGCAATTAGCTTGGTTATTATTTCATTCAAAGTATAAGGCTTCTTTTTATAAATTTGCAGTGCAAACTAGGCATACAGGATCAAGGATGGATTATGAATGTAATATAAAGGGGATTAGAAAATCATGTACGCCCGCTCTTAGGGATGTGTATTCTATTGTCATTCATGAAAAATTAATAGAAAAAGATTGGTTTAGTGAAGGATTGGAAATAGATTCTTTATTTTTACTTGAAAAACCTAAGGGGGAAATTAATATAACAGAATGGTATAGAAAGAAGAGGGAGCAAATACATACTCTTTCTATATTAAGTAGTTTTGTTAAAAGAATAGATGAGTTCATGATATAA
- the aspB gene encoding aspartate transaminase AspB has translation MKLAKRVAALTPSSTLEITAKAQALKAEGHDVIALGAGEPDFNTPEHIMDAAHKAMLEGHTKYTPTGGLQALKQEIVKKFTRDQGIAYDPSEIIVCNGAKHALYTLFQVLLDEGDEVIIPTPYWVSYPEQVKLAGGNPVYVEGLEGNEYKITAKQLRGAITEKTKAVIINSPSNPTGMIYSKEELQQLGEVCLEHNILIVSDEIYEKLIYGAAEYTSIAQLSNALKEQTLIINGVSKSHSMTGWRIGYAAGNKQLIKAMTNLASHSTSNPTSIAQYGAIAAYAGSQEPVETMRQAFEERLNIIYDKLIQIPGFTCIKPQGAFYLFPNVKEAVALAGYDTVDEWAKALLEEEKVALVPGTGFGAPNNVRLSYATSLEQVEKALERIHTFMKSKVQA, from the coding sequence ATGAAATTAGCAAAGCGAGTAGCTGCTTTAACACCGTCTTCAACTTTAGAAATTACAGCAAAGGCACAAGCATTAAAAGCAGAAGGTCATGATGTAATTGCGTTAGGGGCAGGGGAACCTGACTTTAATACACCAGAACATATTATGGATGCCGCGCATAAAGCGATGTTAGAAGGACATACGAAGTATACACCAACAGGTGGATTACAAGCGTTAAAACAAGAAATTGTGAAGAAATTTACTCGCGATCAAGGAATTGCGTATGATCCATCTGAAATTATTGTATGTAATGGTGCCAAGCATGCATTATATACATTATTCCAAGTGTTACTTGATGAAGGAGATGAAGTTATCATCCCAACTCCTTACTGGGTAAGTTATCCTGAACAAGTAAAACTCGCTGGTGGTAACCCAGTTTATGTAGAAGGTCTAGAAGGTAATGAGTACAAAATTACAGCAAAGCAGCTGCGTGGGGCAATTACAGAGAAAACGAAAGCAGTTATTATTAATTCACCGAGCAATCCAACAGGAATGATTTACAGCAAAGAAGAATTACAACAGCTTGGAGAAGTGTGTTTAGAACATAATATCTTAATCGTTTCAGATGAAATTTATGAAAAATTAATTTATGGTGCTGCAGAATATACTTCAATTGCCCAGCTTTCTAATGCATTAAAAGAACAAACACTTATTATTAATGGTGTATCTAAATCACATTCTATGACAGGATGGCGCATTGGATATGCAGCAGGAAATAAGCAGCTTATTAAAGCGATGACGAACTTAGCGAGTCATAGTACGTCAAACCCTACTTCAATTGCTCAATACGGTGCAATTGCTGCGTATGCAGGCTCACAAGAACCTGTAGAAACAATGCGTCAAGCGTTTGAAGAAAGATTGAACATTATTTATGATAAATTAATTCAAATCCCTGGTTTCACTTGTATCAAACCACAAGGTGCTTTTTACTTATTCCCAAATGTAAAAGAAGCCGTAGCGTTAGCTGGGTATGATACAGTTGATGAGTGGGCAAAAGCATTATTAGAAGAGGAAAAAGTAGCTCTTGTTCCTGGTACAGGATTTGGTGCACCAAATAACGTTCGATTATCGTATGCGACATCTCTTGAGCAAGTAGAGAAAGCATTAGAACGAATTCATACGTTCATGAAAAGCAAAGTACAGGCGTAA
- the nth gene encoding endonuclease III codes for MLNKTQIRYCLDTMADMYPEAHCELIHDNPFELVIAVALSAQCTDVLVNKVTKNLFQKYKTPEDYLSVSLEELQQDIRSIGLFRNKAKNIQKLCQMLLDDYNGKVPEDRDELTKLPGVGRKTANVVVSVAFGIPAIAVDTHVERVSKRLAICRWKDSVLEVEKTLMKKIPMDEWGVTHHRMIFFGRYYCKAQRPQCEECRLLEICREGKKRMKGK; via the coding sequence ATGTTGAACAAAACGCAAATTCGTTATTGTTTAGATACAATGGCGGATATGTATCCAGAAGCGCATTGTGAATTAATTCATGATAATCCATTTGAACTGGTAATCGCAGTGGCATTATCTGCACAATGCACAGATGTGCTTGTGAATAAAGTGACGAAAAACTTATTTCAAAAATATAAAACACCAGAAGATTATTTAAGTGTGTCTTTAGAAGAATTACAACAAGATATACGTTCCATTGGATTGTTTAGAAATAAGGCGAAAAATATTCAAAAATTGTGCCAGATGTTGCTAGATGATTACAACGGGAAAGTTCCAGAAGACCGTGACGAGTTAACGAAATTACCAGGAGTAGGGAGAAAGACAGCGAATGTAGTTGTTTCGGTAGCATTTGGAATTCCAGCGATTGCTGTTGATACGCATGTAGAGAGAGTAAGTAAACGGTTAGCAATTTGTAGATGGAAAGATTCTGTGTTAGAAGTGGAAAAGACATTGATGAAGAAAATTCCAATGGATGAGTGGGGAGTTACACACCACCGTATGATTTTCTTTGGACGTTATTACTGTAAGGCGCAGCGACCACAATGTGAAGAGTGCCGATTACTAGAAATATGTCGCGAAGGAAAGAAACGAATGAAGGGGAAATAA
- a CDS encoding YpmA family protein: MDKKIEVLSTTRIKYSSDLYKIVDSLNRTLKEQDLMFGLALDEKDKEIAVFTIYRT, from the coding sequence ATGGATAAGAAAATCGAAGTCCTATCAACGACGCGTATTAAATATTCGTCTGACTTGTATAAAATTGTTGATAGCTTGAATCGTACGTTAAAAGAGCAGGACCTCATGTTCGGATTAGCATTAGACGAAAAAGATAAAGAAATAGCTGTATTTACGATTTACAGAACGTAG
- the dnaD gene encoding DNA replication protein DnaD, translated as MKKKMMLQWFEQGSIAIPKLLMMHYKKLGLNETEFMVVLHVHTFLESGNSFPTPSEISERMTITEMKCMEVIQTLIQKGFLALEGGQRSEAMMCESYSLQPLWEKILHFLMNESIEEEQKEQKQIQVNLYTVFEKEFGRPLSPFECETLGMWEDQDQHHPNLIQAALREAVMSGKLNFRYIDRILFEWKKNGIKTVDQAQNQGQKFRANQQRTQQTTKQETKFTGKVPFYNWLEQ; from the coding sequence ATGAAAAAGAAAATGATGTTACAATGGTTTGAACAGGGAAGCATAGCAATTCCTAAATTGCTTATGATGCATTATAAAAAGCTAGGCTTAAATGAAACGGAATTTATGGTGGTACTTCATGTACACACATTTTTAGAATCAGGTAATTCGTTCCCGACTCCTTCAGAGATTTCAGAGCGGATGACGATAACAGAAATGAAATGTATGGAAGTGATTCAGACATTAATCCAAAAAGGTTTTTTAGCGCTAGAAGGTGGACAAAGATCTGAAGCGATGATGTGTGAAAGTTATTCTTTACAACCACTGTGGGAAAAAATATTGCACTTTTTAATGAATGAATCTATAGAGGAAGAGCAAAAAGAACAAAAACAAATTCAAGTAAATTTATATACAGTATTTGAAAAAGAATTCGGAAGACCACTTTCGCCATTTGAATGTGAAACATTAGGGATGTGGGAAGATCAAGATCAACACCATCCGAATTTAATTCAAGCGGCTCTTCGTGAAGCTGTTATGAGTGGTAAACTTAATTTCCGGTATATTGATCGTATTTTGTTTGAGTGGAAAAAGAACGGAATTAAAACGGTAGATCAAGCGCAAAATCAAGGCCAGAAATTTAGAGCGAATCAACAACGCACACAACAAACGACAAAACAAGAGACGAAATTTACTGGGAAAGTGCCTTTTTATAATTGGTTGGAGCAGTAG
- a CDS encoding YpoC family protein: MERVIEIPKEFRCVPFFKESANSITYRTDQSFEEIIQNTYFIFDIERQYEPWNEIETSIPAVLNIWKSKHEEIATLFRNRKKQEVESPMTLFAAHMLSVVYWLNEQPVPSLHEIQKHIDKLEMKPVNFMERYSFVIKKPGHYHSYIQLAQLYIEVEKLYAKKIITKKKSISH, from the coding sequence GTGGAGCGAGTTATAGAAATACCGAAAGAGTTTCGGTGCGTACCATTTTTTAAAGAGAGTGCAAATTCGATTACGTATCGCACAGACCAATCTTTTGAAGAAATAATACAAAATACTTACTTTATATTTGATATTGAAAGACAATATGAGCCATGGAATGAAATTGAAACAAGTATTCCAGCGGTGTTAAATATATGGAAAAGCAAGCATGAAGAAATTGCTACACTATTTCGAAACAGAAAAAAACAAGAAGTTGAGAGTCCAATGACTCTTTTTGCAGCTCATATGTTATCAGTCGTATATTGGTTAAATGAACAACCTGTGCCTAGTTTGCATGAGATACAAAAACATATAGATAAATTAGAAATGAAACCTGTTAATTTTATGGAACGATATTCATTTGTTATAAAGAAACCAGGACATTATCATTCTTATATTCAATTAGCACAGTTATACATCGAAGTAGAAAAGCTATATGCGAAGAAAATCATAACAAAAAAGAAGTCCATTTCTCATTAG
- a CDS encoding PBP1A family penicillin-binding protein: MSDNYRSRTERNHVKNQTKETNKEEKPKKKGSFFKRFLIGCLLLGIVGLVAGVSTFFVMVKDAPKLDKSKLVNPLSTKFLDKNGNFFYEYGAEKRTHVTYDQIPKVVESAFLATEDARFYDHNGIDFIRTGKAVMENVTGGFGSQGGSTITQQVVKNYFLTMDKTAKRKVQEWYLSYKLEQQYSKHEILEMYLNKINLGNRSYGIATAATKYYGKDLKDIQLHEAAMLAALPQGPNIYDPTKPENVERATKRRNLVLGFMERHDFITKQQMDEAIKIPVTQGLLPSSEVTEMKYQAFLDAVVKEVEKEIPDVNIGSDGLTIQTTLDLDAQDYADKIMDGNLIKYPNDQFQGSFVFMDTQSGEVRAIGAGRKESKSTFKGHNMAIDLKRQVGSTMKPIFDYGPAIENLQWSTYHQLNDSEYTYSNGKKIRNATNSYKGDVSLREALKKSLNIPALKTAQAVGLNKSQEFAQGLGMTFKEGKVYESTAIGSNDSSPLEVAGAYAAFGNDGVYNKPHFVKEVIFPDGKKKNFKPKEQRAMHDHTAYMITDVLRDVVKPGSGGTGPTAYVPGVDVAGKTGTQNFDESVIKKYGIPADANRDSWFAGYTPQYTMAVWTGYEKDSPENYIGDRSTRIAQQMFQTMMSKFATDKSRFERPSSVQELNGELYIKGAKKDAVKEIKVDSPSGLNVAFDGASTVTLNWSGPSEVDAYAASYKATDGSSGSLSVSGTTATLGGIKPGVTYSFSVVAKKGTGTSPAVGASFTAPGGTPDAKKAEEEAKKKAEDEAQKKAAEDKLKQDEAQKKAEEDKLKQDEAQKKAAEDKLKQDEAKKKAAEEQRKQQEEAQKKAEEEARKKAEEEAKKKAEEEAKKKAEEERKQQEQQNHQQEQQNHGGDTTPHADGNVVTTES; this comes from the coding sequence ATGTCAGATAATTATCGTTCTCGTACAGAACGAAATCATGTAAAAAATCAAACGAAAGAAACAAATAAAGAAGAAAAACCAAAGAAAAAAGGTTCCTTTTTCAAAAGATTTCTTATAGGTTGTCTACTTCTTGGTATCGTCGGTCTCGTAGCTGGCGTTTCAACTTTCTTTGTTATGGTAAAGGACGCTCCGAAATTAGACAAATCAAAACTTGTCAATCCTTTATCAACAAAATTTCTTGATAAAAACGGAAATTTCTTCTATGAATATGGTGCTGAAAAACGAACCCATGTTACATACGATCAAATTCCAAAAGTAGTGGAAAGTGCATTCCTTGCGACTGAGGATGCTCGCTTCTACGATCATAATGGAATTGATTTTATACGTACTGGAAAAGCAGTTATGGAAAATGTCACTGGTGGTTTCGGATCACAAGGTGGTAGTACGATTACACAGCAAGTAGTTAAAAACTATTTTCTAACAATGGACAAAACCGCAAAGAGAAAAGTGCAAGAGTGGTACTTATCTTATAAATTAGAGCAACAGTACTCTAAACATGAAATTTTAGAAATGTACTTAAATAAAATTAATCTAGGTAATCGCTCTTACGGTATTGCAACAGCAGCAACAAAATATTACGGCAAAGATTTAAAAGACATACAATTACATGAAGCTGCAATGCTCGCTGCTTTACCCCAAGGTCCTAACATTTATGATCCAACTAAACCAGAAAATGTCGAGCGGGCAACAAAGCGTCGCAATCTTGTACTAGGATTTATGGAGCGCCATGATTTTATTACAAAACAACAAATGGATGAAGCAATAAAAATCCCTGTAACACAAGGACTTCTTCCATCTTCAGAAGTAACTGAAATGAAATACCAAGCATTTTTAGATGCAGTTGTAAAAGAAGTTGAAAAAGAAATTCCTGATGTAAATATCGGTTCGGACGGTTTAACAATCCAAACGACGCTTGATCTTGATGCTCAAGACTATGCTGATAAAATAATGGATGGGAATCTCATCAAGTATCCAAACGATCAATTCCAAGGATCATTCGTATTTATGGATACTCAGTCTGGAGAAGTTCGAGCAATCGGCGCTGGTCGTAAAGAAAGTAAATCTACTTTCAAAGGTCATAATATGGCAATCGATTTAAAACGCCAAGTAGGTTCAACAATGAAGCCAATTTTCGACTATGGTCCAGCAATAGAAAACCTACAATGGTCTACGTATCATCAATTAAACGACTCAGAGTATACGTATTCCAACGGTAAAAAAATACGAAATGCAACAAATAGTTATAAAGGTGACGTTTCACTTCGTGAAGCATTGAAAAAATCATTAAATATTCCTGCTTTAAAGACAGCTCAAGCAGTTGGCCTCAATAAGTCACAAGAATTTGCTCAAGGCTTAGGAATGACATTTAAAGAGGGCAAGGTATATGAATCTACTGCAATTGGTAGTAATGACAGCTCTCCATTAGAAGTAGCTGGTGCATATGCAGCATTCGGAAATGACGGTGTTTATAATAAACCTCACTTCGTAAAAGAAGTTATCTTCCCGGATGGGAAAAAGAAAAACTTTAAGCCGAAAGAACAACGTGCGATGCATGACCATACGGCCTACATGATTACTGATGTTCTTCGCGACGTAGTAAAACCTGGCTCTGGCGGTACAGGTCCGACAGCGTATGTTCCAGGAGTAGACGTAGCAGGTAAAACAGGAACACAAAACTTTGATGAATCTGTTATTAAAAAATACGGTATTCCAGCAGATGCCAACAGAGATAGTTGGTTCGCAGGATATACACCACAATATACAATGGCTGTATGGACCGGTTATGAAAAAGATAGCCCAGAAAATTACATTGGAGATCGTTCTACTAGAATTGCTCAGCAAATGTTCCAAACAATGATGAGCAAATTTGCTACGGATAAATCTCGTTTCGAGCGCCCTTCTTCTGTACAAGAATTAAATGGAGAACTGTACATTAAAGGCGCGAAAAAAGATGCAGTTAAAGAAATTAAAGTAGATTCGCCAAGCGGCCTTAATGTCGCTTTCGATGGCGCTAGCACAGTTACACTAAATTGGTCTGGACCATCAGAGGTTGATGCGTATGCTGCAAGCTATAAAGCTACTGACGGTAGTAGTGGTAGCTTATCAGTAAGCGGTACGACAGCTACTCTTGGAGGTATTAAACCAGGTGTTACTTACAGCTTCTCTGTAGTAGCGAAAAAAGGTACTGGAACAAGTCCAGCAGTCGGTGCATCCTTTACCGCTCCTGGAGGAACTCCAGACGCGAAAAAAGCTGAGGAAGAGGCTAAGAAGAAAGCTGAAGACGAAGCTCAGAAAAAGGCTGCAGAAGATAAATTAAAACAAGACGAAGCTCAGAAAAAAGCTGAAGAAGATAAATTAAAACAAGACGAAGCTCAGAAAAAGGCTGCAGAAGATAAATTAAAACAAGACGAAGCTAAAAAGAAAGCTGCAGAAGAACAGCGTAAGCAGCAAGAAGAGGCTCAGAAAAAAGCTGAAGAAGAGGCTAGAAAAAAAGCTGAAGAAGAAGCTAAAAAGAAAGCTGAAGAAGAAGCTAAAAAGAAAGCTGAAGAAGAGCGTAAACAACAGGAACAACAGAATCACCAACAAGAACAACAGAATCACGGCGGAGATACTACTCCGCACGCAGATGGAAATGTTGTTACAACAGAATCATAA
- a CDS encoding phage portal protein, translated as MFRNGNNTKRRCITMAKNKNEKKKKQNKQQNKPETGNPKLDGPNFPAT; from the coding sequence ATTTTTAGAAATGGTAACAATACAAAAAGGAGGTGTATTACGATGGCAAAAAATAAAAATGAAAAAAAGAAAAAGCAAAACAAACAACAAAACAAACCTGAGACTGGTAATCCAAAGCTTGATGGTCCAAATTTCCCCGCTACATAA